The nucleotide window AGGTGATGTGAAGGATTCTTTTTTTCTCGTAGTTTGTACAGAAAAGCAGAATTTAGCATTAGAGGAACAGGATGAGACACAACCTGTTGTTCGAAgcagtttttggtttgtggtgACAGATTCATGGTACTATCATCTTAAATAGGATCAGAATGGTGATTTTGCTCATATACAATGATTGCACGTCTTACCCAGAGTTCCTCCAAACTCCCTTTCTGTGTCATGtgacagtttgtgtttcagtgccTTGCCGTTTGGTCCCATTTTAGTGCAcctgttaaaaaatattaacataGATAAGACCTGAAAAAAATATCAGATGAGTAGGGAAACAGAAATCAATTGGCAATACTATGAAGTAAAAATGACACGAGGATAACCTGCTATCAGACTTCTGATGATGGTGGACACAGAACCTTTTTCTAGAAGAAAATTTCTCAGGCATTTACAATTATCCTTTATATATTCTGCAGTAAAGTGTAAGTTAACCtctgaatgtaaaaaaacaacaacattgtaTTTAGATTCCTGATAACAATGTCGCTGCAGCATTAATACAAGATATTTGTACCAAAGTATTTCTAATGTGTCCCTCAATGGACACTTCACTAAGGCCCAGTCTACACTCCAGTTATGtgtttaaacaatattttcttatgaaaaatatattttgttccaCATTATCTTTagaaaaaggctgtttttacaGAATATAAAAGGCATTCTACATGGCAAGAACGCCCACattaatgagaaataaaaatagaagggacaaaaacatgttcagtttAGCTAAAATTTCTTCCAAAACTTTATGTgtatataaagttttaaaaaatcctttttttttaatttccaacatTTTAACAGCCATTTTCTAGTAATAGTTTTAACCAATTGTTGGATCTTTGTGAGCCTTCACACACACTGCCACCCACTGGTCAAACAGTGTAAGTGCTCCAGTAATTACCATTTAAATAATCAATGAGCTGCATGGTGTTCATGCATCAGTGAAAGGCTCATatgaaaaaataacatcattgACAACAACTAACTATAGAAGAATAAAACTGCACTGTTTTGCTTAGGAAGAAAACCTGGCAAAGCTCATAAATATGGTGCAGTTTGTCAAATGTATCCAAACGAAACACTAATTATCTTTCTCAGCTACTGTATAGACTTGGAATTACGATTTTTAATGAAGGATCTGAAAGGTTGAGAGCAGGCACAATTAATGGGAAATATTAAAATGGAGAGGGAATAAATGTAGATCATTAattaacttcaaaataaaaactagtcCACTCAATGGGACCGTATGAAAGTGAATGTCAAGAAAACAGGCGGAAagccaaaacaaatatttatgtttttcattaaGTGAAATTTATCTTAAACTGTATtatattgtaatgttttatcAGGCGAATGTACAATCAGTGTCCCAACAGCCTGAGTCAAAGTTCAGGTCAAAATCCATCATACACCTGAAACCTGAGCTCAAAGGCGGTTCAGACTCTTTAAAATTAATACTGTCTGAACGCCTGTAAGGTTTAACGCTTCCTAAAGGATGAACAGAGGACAAAAGGTGAAAAGCTGTTGAAATACGGTGAGTTGCAGCGCTTACCAGGGTCTGTTAGGAGAGGAAACACCGGACGTTAGTGAATAACCGTCCTGCGTCCATATCACAGACTACAGAAGGCCCCGCCCACAACACGTTACGAAACTCTCTCTCAGCCAATCGGATTCGCCCAGTGGTCATCAGAAGAGGGTGGGCAGGAGATGCTCCAGCCTATCAGACGCGCCGGTTCGGTGGCGACAGAGCTGCGGACTCGACAAGCTAATGCAACACTGATTATGTAAATACTCCCAAATTTAATCGCCTGCTAAAGGTTTACACCAATGAAGCTGTAATTAAACACATTGTGCGTTTTGATGGAGCCCtgttaaacagataaaaacacattaaacccCAGGTTCATGCAGATTTATTGAAGGAGTCCATTTAAGCCATAtataaacaatttgtttttaaagacatacAGAGAAAACAGATCAACTAAACTGAAGGCAAGATGTGATTCATTTAGTGTTAAAGAATACAAATATTATTCAGCAAAGTAAACATGAAACAGGTTTATTATTAGATGAGTTTTTTCCACCAGACACAGGTTTACTCTTTagtcattaatatttattattaacattCATTTGCAATGATGTCAAGCATGTGCTGAAAAGCTCTGCGTGTATGATGGATAATTTATATTGTTCTATTTTTGCAGACAGAATAGATTTAATtggttttttctttattattttatggtttaaaaGGGTATTTTAGCCATTTCAAAGTGGTGTTCTGAATAAATTTACATCCGATTAAtgtctcacctgctgcagcCATCTTAGTTTGGAAAACCTCAGATCAAATCCAAAAGAACTGATGAACTAactagtctgaatgcagctaagACTAAAATGGGTCCAATTGCACAAATTCTATAGTGGCTCATGCAAATGCCATAATTTAAACCCTAATATCACCGTAGTTCTTAACAAGATGACAGCCAAGAACTAAGAGAGCGAAGACTTGTTTACAATGCTATCACTGATATTTCACGTTTATGAGAACATGTGGAGTGGTACGGGCAGAAAATGCTCTCAAACTGAAGGAATGATTCAATATAAAATGCAAATTCGTCTAAAGTACCACGCTGAGCCTTAACCTCTTTCACAGATGACTTCAATGACACTCTGCTCCATTGGAGAAGGGTCCAGGCAGCGGTGGGCGGAGCTTCCCACAATCTCGTCCAACAGGAAGTGCACTAGATTCTCGTCTGAAACGAAGCGCCACAGATACATCTGCAGGTAGTGGCAGTCGACCTGGATCTGCTGCAGGCCGTACCGGCCAAAGGTGCGCAGGCGGACACATTCGAGGAAGGTCTTCAAACTGATTTTGATAATTCCCGTCATCACGGAGACCTGGTACAGAGGGGGGAGGTGTGTGAGTCGTTTAATTAATCTCAAAGGCAATCAAGGAGCAACATTAGCATTCTGAAAAGTGCCCACAATCTCTGTTTCCTGAGCCTCACAAGTCTACTTCACGAGCTAGCTACCAGTGAAGCTGAAAGCACAACGGGGTCAAGAGAGCACTTATCCACAGGTTCCCGCAAGCGCATAAGTGTCCTGGTCGCAGACTCtgttctgattggataaagtGCTGCTTTTGACGCAAATTAAATCCCCAAATTGAGCTACTTGAAGATCAGCGCTCACCTTGTTGAATTccacagagctgaagatgtcaATCCTCTCAGAAAACAGCTTGTGAATGTTGCTCAGCAGGTTGGTATCCATGGGAGCGCTGCAGGTAAACAAGACAAGCAATTTAATGAAATCACTAATTAGGACCAAGTCTGATTAATTATGATGCTTATGAGACAAAAGATGTGAAATTAcaccaaaaagaagaaaatggagACAAAACACAGTTCATACTCGGGATGATCTGTGTATTTTCAGCCACCTTACCTTGGTGTGTAGCTGGCAGCGTAGCGGGCTTGCTGCCTGGAGCTGCTGTAGACGGAAAAGGTCCTTTTGCTGGAGTCGCTGCTGTGTGCCTTCCTCACACCTTCTTCATACAAAAGACCCACCTTTTACGCAGAACATTCATGAAACCGACTGTTAATACTCAGATGGAAGCCTAAGGACAGAAACAGCACAACACTGTTCAACGCGGCACCTGCACGTCTATCGAGGTAGTGTCCTCCACGACTCTCTTCATCACAGCACGGACATTTCTTGGCTCTATAGTGTTAACCCAGTCTCGAGTTTCGACACTCTTTCTTAACATCTGAGAGATGATCAGGCCCTGAACCTGGACGAACCAACACAAAGACAGGAGAATATGCTCCGTTTGGCATTTGTGGGTCTCCTTACTCCGTATTGGGTTagttgatgataaaaaaaaaaattttaaatacctTGACGTAATGGTTGAGTAGTTTCTGTGCTGCCTCCCTGGCTTCTGAACATAACGTTGTGACTTGTGTTACAGGACTCTGGtgctaaaaaaaacacgaaTAGCTGCATCATTTGTCAGGAACATTACCCTAAACCGAACATTCAAGCATCTTgctaaaattaaatgttctcTTTCTGTAGTCTGATACCTGCACGAGGAACTGTTCATCTGTGAGTGTCAGTATGTAGGAGATAGTGGAGGTTTCAAAATCCAAGCAGAGACGAGACAACAGCAACAGAAGGGCCGGGGGAGTCGAACCTCCTTTGTCTCCTGCGCTCTCGCAAAACTGGCGAGAAGACTGGCACACAAACTTGATAAAGCTCACTACCAGACTCTCCCGCACACCCTGGCTACAGAATTCCCCCTGCAAGaagaaagcaaacaaagcaTGAACGGGATTAAACAGAAAGTGTTCATGTTGAAAATAGAAATCTGCTAGTTTTAGGTGTTATATATTTACCTTGAAGTACGGTTTGTTAGAGAATGTAATGTCTTTAGCCGTGAAGAGATGCACTGATGCCAGCACCGACTTAATCTGGTTGAGGATCGAAGCTGACAGGGAAGAGAGCAGCTCAGGGAGGCTGGTTGGAGCATCTCGGCCAGATGCTGGCCCACCTAGGTGAGCTCCACCTCCAGCCACAGAGAGGCGAGGTGTCGCCAAGGCCTGCCTGACGTCCGTCAGGCTGTCCATGTAGAAGCTCTGCAGAGCAGAGAGGTACTGCTTCACTCGTTCCGTCGCCGCTCGTATGACGATCTCTGTCCCCTTGTTTGGCACAGCCGAGCCTGGCAGCAGCTTGGCCACCGCCTGAAGTCTGCGGTGGAAGCGATCGAGTGCGCGGACCAAGAGGGAGTTATCTCCAACCCCTTTCTCCTCCTGTATCCTCCTCTCGACGAGCAAGAAATAGCGGCCAGTCAGATCATCCACAAAGGAGTGGAGTTTGCCGTTTGCCATCTGAGGAATATTTTTTGATGCTAGCTCCCCGGTCTGAGCGTGGTTGATGAATAGTTCTTGATAGGATGTAATGACTAAACATAAGCTGCTGACAAATTCATTGCAGCCTCTGTCTATGAATTCCAGGATGTCAGTGTTTGACGTGGGAGAAGGTAGAGAGCTTGTTTTAGGAGAGTTATCAGTTGGTGATCCTGCAGAAGCAGGAGATGACAACTTGCGTGCAGGAGCTTCTTTCACAGCAGCCGGATACGGTTTTATCTCTGCCTCCAGACCCTGGAGGTCTAACTCGAGTCGAGACCGGGCATGGTTCAGGAACTTATCACAGAGCTCCTCTGCTGGCTCGTCCAACTGAAGGAGCAGCTCCACGCACTCCGACAGATCTTTCGCACTCGTCCCGCCATCCCTATCGGCACAAGTAAAGCAGGCAGAAACAGCTGATATAGGTGAAAGGGATCAAGGAAGATATATGCTAAATATCTGTCACCATTCCCATCAAACACTTAGTCTCTGAACAGGACCGTTTTGGTCCATCAAAGGAACATCATGACCTGGTTTAAGGAGTTGGCACCTGAATTTCTGCCGCAGCTTCTGAGCCAGCTTCTCCATGATGGCGTGACAGTCATCCTGAATCCCCTTGAAGGAGGGGAGATGGCTGTACTGCTGCAGCACACACCGGGCGCGCCGGTGGAAGCTCACCGCCTGAGCGTAGGCCTGCAGCTCCAGACACTTATTCAATCTAGCTGGTAgttcaaacagaaactgaagcttCCTCAGCAGAGTGTGGACCCCTGGGGTAGAACATCATgacacacaaaaaattaaaagtttaaaataattctcATGTCATTTTTAACAGAACAAACTAAGTTCAGCTCTAACCGGAGAGTTTTGTAATCTGTGCGTGCTGGTCTTGAAGAGTGCCGCTGATGCAAGCACTAAAGTCAGTGATCGCTGCCATGTTGGCAGACAGGCAGTCCATTTCATCCTCCATCTTTTTGAAATCATTCTTCATCTTTCTTATGGTGTctagcaaaaaagaaaaagaaaagtcactGCACCCATTCAGCTGACCTGTAAACAAATGTTTGGTGTTCTGTTTACCTGTAGCAGATATGAATTTGTTGTAATTTTCATAGACCAGGGTCTGCATGTCGCTGTCCAGGGAGCGGATTTGCTTCACCATGCAGGTCTCATGGTCCATTAACTCAGCAAGGGAGCATTCCCTTCTTAGCTGTATTtggacacacacaaatatgatACTCACCCTTTAAAACAGAACATACAATCACAAATTATTAGTCATTACTGTCTCCCTGTCATGGCAGGAAGTGCCTTCTTCTTCAGCAgcccaaaacacaaacataatgtCTAAAAACCAGTTAACAGTGTACAAGTTAACACTGTACACACTGTGTTGTTGATAGAAAGTTTCACTGACAGCACCTTGTTGAGGTAGAGTTCTGGGTCAAAATGCGGCCCGTTGATGTCGCAGGGATCCAGGGACTGCGGCTGGTCCGGGGCCTTCCCCTCCTCGTTCAGCCCGTAGTAAAGCTTCAGCATGCCGTGCACCCTTCGCCTCCTCCCGGGCTCCTCTGACAGCGCCACCGAGCCGTCCGCCTCAACCTCCATACTGAACTCCGGCCAGCTGACAAGAACAAGTGGAACAAAGATGACTCAGAAGACGAGTGACACCTCTTAAACAGTGCCTGGAaactgttttatattgtttaaccGGAActaatttccttttaatttcGCTATTTGCCCTAATTAACGAGGTTTCTCCACGgcaaatattaagaaaaaacgACAAATTTCTCCGAAACTAGAGCAGCTGCCTGAAAACGTTATTGTTTCCGCGTTTGTAGCCAATCAGAAGTTACGCTCTTAAAGACCGTGCGTAAGCGGTCCGGGAGCGCTACTGCGCATGTCCGAAgtgcagtttgttttcctttctgttttttcaaggCAGTGGAGGTTAAATTTATACCAAAGCCTGACAATGGTTTGGAAAAGCCAGTGGAATTGAACTATGGAATAcacaaaagcattaaaaatatattgtttagcTGGAACATTGTGGCAGTGCCACAATAATATGTGCATACCATGATTTTATTgcacttttcctttcttttttatttttttaatcgttTGGTGCCAAGCACCCCAATCCGTTTTCAAATCTGTGATGTGgtataaataaactcaaaagtTTAGAACGAAAACTAGTGAAAGATCAACTAGAAGATGCAGAAAAACGTGCAAACTACTgagctttgattgttttttacatttctcgTATATAATGTGTTAACGACCTCTGTCTGGAGGTTATTAGTGAATTGAGGTACAAAATATTGtttggtcagtttttgttttttttttgtcccaagATTTGGACAGTTagccattcattcattttctataACCTCAAAGTCCGGTTCAGGGTAAGAGGACGGGTACACTCTGAACTGCCTGCCTGTCCATCATGGGGCCACACAAGACCAACAACCATGCATGTTCACACTCACACGTAGGATCAATTTAAAACTGACGATTACCCTAACCTGAAGCGCTTCCTTTTGGACTGCTGGAGGAAAGTTGGGTACAATGTACAAAGGAAACGATGACTCAAACATAAACAGTTCTGTTAAATGCCTGTTGTATTTGTAGTTTTCAGCATTTAAACttctgtggctcagtggttggAGCAGTCGTTCACCAAcaagagagttggaggttcgatttcTAGCAGCAGCCACGTGTCAAAgagtccctgggcaagacactggaCCCTTAattgcctccgatgtgtgccccatcagtgtatgaatggagtttaaagcactaattagactctatagaataaTTTATTCCGATTAGCCTTGTAGAGGgctgcatgaatgtgtgtgtggatgggtaagtgagggcagattgtgttgtaaagctttGAGTGGCCCGGCTGGCTAGAAAGACacacagtccatttaccatttaaaatcCTAACAAAGGCCTCTGTACCGAGCAGCAGCAGTTCAATTACTAAATACGTAACACTGTTCTTATGTTCTGTTCCTTAActaggctaaaaaaaaaaaaagattatggcAATGCAGCGGATGTGCTCAGATTATGTAATTACAAAAGTGCAAAAGGCAAATGTGCtgaagagaaaatgagaaaagttCACAGGGGTTCACAGGGTGAACTTTGTAAGAAAGTCAAATATTGatcagaaaacaacagtttaagTTCATTGATTCAAAATCAGCATTATgagtaatattttaaagtggaataataatagttttgtattattttggtTATCTGAAATAATATTCTGAatactttaaatgtaaatatcaCCCACTACCAAAAGGGGGATCATGTTTTTTGATGTATCtgagtgtctgtctgtctgtcagcaaaatatctcatgaaccactggggaaaatttaatgaaacctgcagaaagtacatctaaaactgatgcTATTGTCAAGGTGTCAAGGTTcaactaaaacagctacagctccaTTATTCCTCCAGACgatgatcttggtctaaaacttggtgggcaatatgcattcattcaaggaatgatGGGCTTTTAGCTtgagttaaaatattttgtacaaGAGCTATTACAAAACAGTAATCATCATCGTCGACATAATAATGCTTTTAAGACATTTGAGAcgtttctgtatttattttttatttcagcagtttCAATCCTCCATATACATAGTACGCttagtaataaaacatttttgcaaacattaTTAAATGCATCTGATAGAAATGACACAGTATTTGTTAGtttcattgtaaaaaataacaaaaaaaaacaatccacgCTTTAATGCATCTGAAGAGAACATAAATACTGCTTCTGGAAGGATCTGTGAATGAATGTGtagctgtaaataaaacatcaaatttaaaaaaaaaagttggctaAGGAGAGCATGGCTTCAGGATACAGTACTTTAGTTTTAGGTAGTGGAGTAGTTAACACATATTTCAAGATGTCTAGGGAAGCAAGAAACTTTAGATCTGTTCattattaaaggaaaataattaaaaaaaagacagcagaacTGACCGACTTCAATACGCTCTTCCACATgtgcagaaaatgtcaaatgcATTACCTAGTTGAttatgtgagaaaaaaaattacaaaataataataaaaaaaaaaatcttgaaacccTTGCAATACCAAAACTGCACGAAGAACAGGCATTATAGGATACCGAGTTAgtacaaacaaaaaggcacttCTGCAAAGTGACTGACTGACAGTTCTGGGTTTAATTTCACcttattctgcttttctttacaGACAAGTGTGTGAAGAGGACAGTAACAAGTctctaaagaaacaaaacgaCGTACTGATAGATAATAGTTATAAACTGTTTGTTAGTGTCAATAGTGCAACTTCACATAATGAGTAGACTGCTGGAATGAGACGTGCATAGTGTGTGTTAGCGACAATACACACAACTGCTGCTGCAGATACAGTTTAAAGCGGAGAAAAAAACGACATTCTGCGGTTTGTACGACGAGGAGAAACGGGCGGGGGGATGAGGACGCGTTCAAACAGAAGGCAGTGGTTTTAAGAGCTGAATTCAATGATTGTTGATTCAGTGTCCGATGAAGAGATCAGCTAACTGAAATCTGTCACCTGAAGGGACATAATGGCCACTTTGAAGCAAGGTTTTGTGGAgaaaaatatgaacaatttATATATTACATGGCTCTTTCAGcaatttcagtttggagaaagactTTAAGGCTGAcgggactgacgagctaacgacTCGTCTGAGActaaagt belongs to Kryptolebias marmoratus isolate JLee-2015 linkage group LG13, ASM164957v2, whole genome shotgun sequence and includes:
- the vps51 gene encoding vacuolar protein sorting-associated protein 51 homolog; this encodes MEVEADGSVALSEEPGRRRRVHGMLKLYYGLNEEGKAPDQPQSLDPCDINGPHFDPELYLNKLRRECSLAELMDHETCMVKQIRSLDSDMQTLVYENYNKFISATDTIRKMKNDFKKMEDEMDCLSANMAAITDFSACISGTLQDQHAQITKLSGVHTLLRKLQFLFELPARLNKCLELQAYAQAVSFHRRARCVLQQYSHLPSFKGIQDDCHAIMEKLAQKLRQKFRDGGTSAKDLSECVELLLQLDEPAEELCDKFLNHARSRLELDLQGLEAEIKPYPAAVKEAPARKLSSPASAGSPTDNSPKTSSLPSPTSNTDILEFIDRGCNEFVSSLCLVITSYQELFINHAQTGELASKNIPQMANGKLHSFVDDLTGRYFLLVERRIQEEKGVGDNSLLVRALDRFHRRLQAVAKLLPGSAVPNKGTEIVIRAATERVKQYLSALQSFYMDSLTDVRQALATPRLSVAGGGAHLGGPASGRDAPTSLPELLSSLSASILNQIKSVLASVHLFTAKDITFSNKPYFKGEFCSQGVRESLVVSFIKFVCQSSRQFCESAGDKGGSTPPALLLLLSRLCLDFETSTISYILTLTDEQFLVQHQSPVTQVTTLCSEAREAAQKLLNHYVKVQGLIISQMLRKSVETRDWVNTIEPRNVRAVMKRVVEDTTSIDVQVGLLYEEGVRKAHSSDSSKRTFSVYSSSRQQARYAASYTPSAPMDTNLLSNIHKLFSERIDIFSSVEFNKVSVMTGIIKISLKTFLECVRLRTFGRYGLQQIQVDCHYLQMYLWRFVSDENLVHFLLDEIVGSSAHRCLDPSPMEQSVIEVICERG